In Oryza brachyantha chromosome 2, ObraRS2, whole genome shotgun sequence, a single window of DNA contains:
- the LOC102721425 gene encoding uncharacterized protein LOC102721425: MDLPVVDLAPYLNRIAGEEEEEEERVRALCAAVSASLRDTGALLVKDPRCSAADNDRFLDVVERYFARSADSKRLQERPNLHYQVGVTPEGVEIPRSLVDKEMQDKIKDMPEEFQPATPKGPDPKWRYMWRVGPRPASTRFKELNSEPVIPDGLPEWKETMDSWGSKMISAIEVVSEMAAVGFDLPKDAFTSLMKEGPHLLAPTGSDLERHGSEGTVFAGFHYDLNFLTIHGRSRFPGLNIWLRNGKKMEVKVPVGCLLIQSGKQLEWLTGGECLAGMHEVVVTKRTLEAIALATEQNRSLWRVSSTLFAHIASDATLKPLGHFAEASDAHSYPPICAGEYVEQELSVINLKGNNGL; the protein is encoded by the exons ATGGACCTCCCCGTGGTGGACCTCGCGCCGTACCTCAACCGcatcgccggcgaggaggaggaggaggaggagagggtgcGCGCGCTGTGCGCGGCGGTGAGCGCCAGCCTGCGGGACACGGGGGCGCTGCTGGTGAAGGACCCCCGCTGCTCCGCCGCGGACAACGACCGCTTCCTCGACGTCGTCGAGCGCTACTTCGCCCGATCCGCCGACTCCAAGCGCCTCCAGGAGCGCCCCAACCTCCACTACCAG GTTGGTGTGACGCCTGAAGGTGTGGAGATACCTCGCAGCCTTGTTGACAAGGAGATGCAGGACAAGATCAAGGATATGCCGGAGGAGTTTCAGCCAGCCACCCCCAAGGGTCCAGACCCGAAATGGCGGTACATGTGGAGAGTGGGTCCTCGCCCGGCAAGTACTCGTTTTAAG GAGTTGAATTCAGAACCTGTTATCCCTGATGGATTGCCTGAGTGGAAGGAGACCATGGATTCCTGGGGTTCTAAAATGATTTCTGCAATTGAG GTTGTTTCTGAGATGGCCGCAGTTGGATTTGACTTGCCAAAGGATGCATTTACCTCTCTGATGAAGGAG GGACCACACCTCCTAGCACCAACTGGAAGTGACCTTGAGCGGCATGGTTCTGAGGGCACTGTTTTTGCTGGGTTCCATTATGATCTCAATTTCTTGACCATACATGGTCGAAGTAGATTTCCAGGCCTGAACATCTGGTTAAGGAATGGCAAAAAGATGGAAGTTAAGGTCCCTGTTGGCTGTCTTCTGATTCAATCAGGGAAACAG TTGGAATGGCTTACTGGTGGGGAGTGTCTAGCTGGAATGCATGAGGTAGTGGTAACCAAGAGAACATTGGAGGCTATAGCATTAGCAACAGAGCAAAATAGAAGCTTGTGGAGGGTTTCATCGACA CTGTTCGCACACATTGCTTCTGATGCCACTCTCAAGCCATTGGGCCACTTTGCTGAAGCATCCGATGCTCATAGTTACCCACCAATCTGCGCTGGGGAGTACGTCGAACAGGAACTATCTGTGATCAATCTGAAAGGAAATAATGGATTGTAG